A single genomic interval of Hevea brasiliensis isolate MT/VB/25A 57/8 chromosome 4, ASM3005281v1, whole genome shotgun sequence harbors:
- the LOC110669090 gene encoding uncharacterized protein LOC110669090 isoform X2 has translation MDFDDDDWGLSAEQLDSLEKDAYRKIAQQQQQHYSSSSSSNKTLQLHCNNTKAIFESPTKKVESSPAVTRLLPTSVIPKVKSDESSKGLPKLSVKFILHASGNIAAKFSYDPVLVAAIHKIARATWNAKERLWIFPMSSLLSAEKVFSEISSSNVEVENLDPLVQRAITAASAVPDLRDWYDKIPNYVESKLLPFQRDGVRFVLQHGGRALLADEMGLGKTLQAIAVTSCLRDFWPVLILTPSSLRLHWASMIQQWLNIPSSDILVVLSQWSGSNRVPKLQNVLMASEFKVVIADESHFMKNAQAKRTTASLPVIKKAQYAILLSGTPALSRPIELFKQLEALYPGVYKNVHEYGNRYCKGGIFGVYQGASNHEELHNLMKATVMIRRLKKDVLSELPVKRRQQVFLDLVEKDMKKINALFRELEFVKGKIKACLSAEEVESLKFSEKNLINKIYTDSAEAKIPGVIDYLGTVIEAGCKFLIFAHHQPMIDSIHEFLIKKKVGCIRIDGSTPPASRQALVTDFQEKDAIKAAVLSIRAGGVGLTLTAASTVIFAELSWTPGDLIQAEDRAHRIGQVSSVNIYYLLANDTVDDIIWDVVQSKLENLGQMLDGHENTLEVSASQERSSPAKQKTLDSFLKRCSGGDDLEHQSKFKYPRH, from the exons atggacttcGACGATGACGACTGGGGTTTAAGCGCAGAACAACTCGATTCCCTTGAGAAAGACGCTTACCGGAAGATCGCTCAACAGCAGCAACAACactactcttcttcttcttcttctaataaAACCCTACAGTTACATTGTAACAACACCAAAGCCATCTTTGAGTCTCCTACTAAAAAG GTGGAATCTTCGCCTGCTGTAACCAGATTACTACCCACTTCGGTTATACCCAAAGTAAAGTCTG ATGAAAGCTCAAAGGGTTTACCAAAGCTCTCTGTCAAATTTATTCTTCATGCCAGTGGAAATATTGCtgctaaattttcatatgacccG GTATTAGTAGCTGCTATCCACAAGATCGCTAGAGCCACTTGGAATGCGAAAGAGAG ACTATGGATTTTCCCAATGTCCTCTTTGTTGTCAGCTGAAAAAGTTTTCAGTGAAATATCTAGTTCTAATGTTGAG GTAGAAAACTTAGATCCCTTGGTGCAACGTGCTATTACTGCTGCTTCTGCTGTTCCAGATCTTCGAG ACTGGTATGACAAGATACCTAATTATGTCGAGTCAAAGCTTCTGCCTTTTCAGCGGGATGGTGTTAG GTTTGTGTTGCAGCATGGAGGGCGTGCACTCTTAGCCGATGAAATGGGACTAGGAAAGACTTTACAG GCTATTGCTGTAACTTCATGCCTTCGTGATTTCTGGCCTGTTCTAATACTCACACCATCTTCCCTGCGTTTGCATTGGGCTTCA ATGATTCAACAATGGCTGAATATTCCTTCATCAGATATACTT GTTGTTTTATCACAATGGAGTGGATCAAACAGAG TCCCTAAGTTGCAGAATGTTCTAATGGCATCAGAATTTAAG GTTGTGATTGCAGATGAGTCGCACTTCATGAAAAATGCTCAAGCAAAGAGGACAACTGCCTCTCTTCCGGTTATAAAG AAAGCTCAATatgcaatactgcttagtggaaCTCCTGCTTTATCCAGACCAATAGAGCTATTCAAACAG CTGGAAGCTTTGTATCCTGGTGTGTACAAGAATGTTCATGAATATGGTAACCGATATTGCAAGggg GGAATTTTTGGAGTTTATCAAGGTGCAAGTAACCATGAAGAATTGCACAACTTGATGAAGGCAACAGTTATGATTCGCAGACTTAAAAAGGATGTTCTTTCTGAACTTCCTGTAAAGCGTCGACAGCAA GTTTTCTTAGATTTGGTGGAGAAGGACATGAAAAAAATCAACGCTTTATTCCGTGAG TTGGAGTttgtaaaaggaaaaattaaggcaTGCTTATCTGCTGAGGAGGTTGAATCACTAAAGTTTTCCGAGAAGAATCTTATTAATAAG ATATATACTGACTCTGCTGAAGCCAAGATCCCTGGGGTCATAGATTATCTGGGAACTGTCATCGAG GCAGGCTGTAAATTTCTAATATTTGCTCATCATCAACCCATGATTGATTCAATACACGAGTTTCTTATT AAAAAGAAAGTGGGTTGCATTCGCATTGATGGCAGCACTCCTCCGGcatcaaggcaagcattagttacTGATTTCCAGGAAAAGGATGCTATAAAGGCAGCAGTG CTTTCTATCAGAGCTGGAGGTGTTGGGTTAACTTTAACGGCTGCAAGCACTGTTATCTTTGCTGAGTTGTCTTGGACTCCTGGCGACCTAATACAAGCTGAAGATAGGGCTCACAGGATTGGCCAG GTTTCTTCGGTCAATATTTATTACCTGCTAGCAAATGACACTGTTGATGACATTATATG GGATGTTGTTCAGAGCAAGTTGGAAAACTTGGGACAG ATGCTTGATGGCCATGAGAATACCCTAGAAGTTTCAGCCAGCCAGGAGAGAAGCAGCCCTGCAAAGCAGAAAACACTGGACTCTTTTCTGAAGCGCTGTAGTGGTGGGGATGACTTGGAACATCAGTCCAAGTTCAAATACCCCAGGCACTGA
- the LOC110669090 gene encoding uncharacterized protein LOC110669090 isoform X1, producing the protein MDFDDDDWGLSAEQLDSLEKDAYRKIAQQQQQHYSSSSSSNKTLQLHCNNTKAIFESPTKKVESSPAVTRLLPTSVIPKVKSDESSKGLPKLSVKFILHASGNIAAKFSYDPVLVAAIHKIARATWNAKERLWIFPMSSLLSAEKVFSEISSSNVEVENLDPLVQRAITAASAVPDLRDWYDKIPNYVESKLLPFQRDGVRFVLQHGGRALLADEMGLGKTLQAIAVTSCLRDFWPVLILTPSSLRLHWASMIQQWLNIPSSDILVVLSQWSGSNRGGFSLVSSNIKHNIHLDGLFNIISYDVVPKLQNVLMASEFKVVIADESHFMKNAQAKRTTASLPVIKKAQYAILLSGTPALSRPIELFKQLEALYPGVYKNVHEYGNRYCKGGIFGVYQGASNHEELHNLMKATVMIRRLKKDVLSELPVKRRQQVFLDLVEKDMKKINALFRELEFVKGKIKACLSAEEVESLKFSEKNLINKIYTDSAEAKIPGVIDYLGTVIEAGCKFLIFAHHQPMIDSIHEFLIKKKVGCIRIDGSTPPASRQALVTDFQEKDAIKAAVLSIRAGGVGLTLTAASTVIFAELSWTPGDLIQAEDRAHRIGQVSSVNIYYLLANDTVDDIIWDVVQSKLENLGQMLDGHENTLEVSASQERSSPAKQKTLDSFLKRCSGGDDLEHQSKFKYPRH; encoded by the exons atggacttcGACGATGACGACTGGGGTTTAAGCGCAGAACAACTCGATTCCCTTGAGAAAGACGCTTACCGGAAGATCGCTCAACAGCAGCAACAACactactcttcttcttcttcttctaataaAACCCTACAGTTACATTGTAACAACACCAAAGCCATCTTTGAGTCTCCTACTAAAAAG GTGGAATCTTCGCCTGCTGTAACCAGATTACTACCCACTTCGGTTATACCCAAAGTAAAGTCTG ATGAAAGCTCAAAGGGTTTACCAAAGCTCTCTGTCAAATTTATTCTTCATGCCAGTGGAAATATTGCtgctaaattttcatatgacccG GTATTAGTAGCTGCTATCCACAAGATCGCTAGAGCCACTTGGAATGCGAAAGAGAG ACTATGGATTTTCCCAATGTCCTCTTTGTTGTCAGCTGAAAAAGTTTTCAGTGAAATATCTAGTTCTAATGTTGAG GTAGAAAACTTAGATCCCTTGGTGCAACGTGCTATTACTGCTGCTTCTGCTGTTCCAGATCTTCGAG ACTGGTATGACAAGATACCTAATTATGTCGAGTCAAAGCTTCTGCCTTTTCAGCGGGATGGTGTTAG GTTTGTGTTGCAGCATGGAGGGCGTGCACTCTTAGCCGATGAAATGGGACTAGGAAAGACTTTACAG GCTATTGCTGTAACTTCATGCCTTCGTGATTTCTGGCCTGTTCTAATACTCACACCATCTTCCCTGCGTTTGCATTGGGCTTCA ATGATTCAACAATGGCTGAATATTCCTTCATCAGATATACTT GTTGTTTTATCACAATGGAGTGGATCAAACAGAGGTGGATTCTCATTAGTATCATCGAATATCAAGCACAATATTCATCTTGATGGTCTATTCAACATAATCTCTTATGATGTAGTCCCTAAGTTGCAGAATGTTCTAATGGCATCAGAATTTAAG GTTGTGATTGCAGATGAGTCGCACTTCATGAAAAATGCTCAAGCAAAGAGGACAACTGCCTCTCTTCCGGTTATAAAG AAAGCTCAATatgcaatactgcttagtggaaCTCCTGCTTTATCCAGACCAATAGAGCTATTCAAACAG CTGGAAGCTTTGTATCCTGGTGTGTACAAGAATGTTCATGAATATGGTAACCGATATTGCAAGggg GGAATTTTTGGAGTTTATCAAGGTGCAAGTAACCATGAAGAATTGCACAACTTGATGAAGGCAACAGTTATGATTCGCAGACTTAAAAAGGATGTTCTTTCTGAACTTCCTGTAAAGCGTCGACAGCAA GTTTTCTTAGATTTGGTGGAGAAGGACATGAAAAAAATCAACGCTTTATTCCGTGAG TTGGAGTttgtaaaaggaaaaattaaggcaTGCTTATCTGCTGAGGAGGTTGAATCACTAAAGTTTTCCGAGAAGAATCTTATTAATAAG ATATATACTGACTCTGCTGAAGCCAAGATCCCTGGGGTCATAGATTATCTGGGAACTGTCATCGAG GCAGGCTGTAAATTTCTAATATTTGCTCATCATCAACCCATGATTGATTCAATACACGAGTTTCTTATT AAAAAGAAAGTGGGTTGCATTCGCATTGATGGCAGCACTCCTCCGGcatcaaggcaagcattagttacTGATTTCCAGGAAAAGGATGCTATAAAGGCAGCAGTG CTTTCTATCAGAGCTGGAGGTGTTGGGTTAACTTTAACGGCTGCAAGCACTGTTATCTTTGCTGAGTTGTCTTGGACTCCTGGCGACCTAATACAAGCTGAAGATAGGGCTCACAGGATTGGCCAG GTTTCTTCGGTCAATATTTATTACCTGCTAGCAAATGACACTGTTGATGACATTATATG GGATGTTGTTCAGAGCAAGTTGGAAAACTTGGGACAG ATGCTTGATGGCCATGAGAATACCCTAGAAGTTTCAGCCAGCCAGGAGAGAAGCAGCCCTGCAAAGCAGAAAACACTGGACTCTTTTCTGAAGCGCTGTAGTGGTGGGGATGACTTGGAACATCAGTCCAAGTTCAAATACCCCAGGCACTGA
- the LOC110669091 gene encoding diacylglycerol O-acyltransferase 3 yields the protein MEVSGFALRQPSCFPFGADVGTCNAQSSSRPSFCGVSLKPRKACRVLNSSEFRDNGHLQHYHGGENKMEKKSVKKKLKLLKGLYKDLSMFSRLGVDDALVDQGQAELLSEAAQGLMKQLQELRAKEKELKRKKKEEKAKLKAKRIDCESSTSESSDSECGELIDMSRLRSEAFPVAQPMLADFQQQEVTSTLTILPAQKLKAIGASPNLEKEWCVEPSVCCDDRNSSAKRIEVCMGNKCKKAGGAALLEELERVVGVEGAVVGCKCMGKCRDGPNVRVRNSIDERNIGDSVRTPANPLCIGVGLEDVGVIVAHFSGEDKQLGLAHASHT from the exons ATGGAGGTCTCCGGCTTCGCTTTACGCCAGCCATCCTGCTTTCCCTTCGGTGCGGACGTTGGAACTTGTAATGCCCAATCTTCTTCAAGGCCATCTTTTTGCGGTGTTTCTTTGAAACCCAGAAAAGCATGTAGGGTTTTGAATTCTTCAGAGTTTAGAGATAACGGGCATCTGCAGCATTACCATGGAGGAGAGAATAAGATGGAGAAAAAATCTGTTAAGAAAAAGTTGAAATTACTAAAAGGCTTATATAAGGACTTGTCCATGTTTTCTCGGCTGGGTGTTGATGATGCTTTGGTAGATCAAGGTCAGGCCGAGTTGCTTTCG GAAGCAGCACAAGGATTAATGAAACAGCTGCAAGAGTTGAGAGCAAAGGAGAAGGaattgaagaggaagaagaaagaagagaagGCGAAGCTTAAAGCCAAAAGGATTGATTGTGAATCATCCACATCTGAATCCAGTGACAGCGAATGTGGCGAGTTGATCGACATGAGCCGCTTGAGAAGTGAAGCTTTTCCGGTTGCACAACCGATGCTAGCTGATTTCCAGCAGCAAGAAGTAACTTCAACCCTCACGATCTTGCCAGCCCAAAAATTGAAAGCAATTGGCGCGTCACCAAATCTTGAAAAAGAATGGTGCGTTGAGCCAAGTGTTTGTTGCGATGACAGGAATAGCTCAGCAAAGAGAATTGAGGTATGCATGGGTAACAAGTGCAAGAAGGCTGGGGGCGCGGCATTGTTGGAGGAATTAGAGAGGGTCGTGGGTGTAGAGGGGGCAGTCGTCGGCTGCAAGTGTATGGGCAAGTGCAGGGACGGGCCTAATGTGAGGGTCCGAAATTCCATTGACGAGAGAAATATAGGTGATTCTGTTAGAACTCCGGCCAACCCTCTCTGCATTGGTGTTGGTTTGGAGGATGTAGGTGTTATCGTGGCCCATTTCTCTGGGGAGGATAAACAGTTGGGGCTGGCCCATGCATCTCATACTTAA